In Paenibacillus algicola, a genomic segment contains:
- a CDS encoding glycosyltransferase family 2 protein, whose amino-acid sequence MYYFWKFLLYFSEFCMIYTIGINLFYNFQMFISVLDLSSYKKKMKSSDYERYTESKNMVPISVLVPAYNEEMTIVDNIKSLLALNYFEYEIVIVNDGSQDATMARIIDEFGLVQVKQPYKKSLETQEILGIYRNPQYEKLVLVDKLNGGKADALNAGINVSAYPFFASIDADSVLDQDALVKLAMMFVERPDTVALGGIVRLANGSKLHNGELVEMKLPKSKVAGLQIVEYLRAFLTGRTSLSKLDSILIISGAFGAFNKQAVIDCGGYKLKSIGEDMDIIMRLHKFMKDRKQPYQIKFLADAVCWTQAPESLKDLRVQRRRWQIGLFDNLLSYKHMMLNPKYGKIGLITLPYYWIFELIGPVIEFLGYIFIPLAYLFGLLEFSSFLMFFMIAFLLGTTLSLGSILLEQFSFRRYLRFSDLMKLVGYAFIENLGFRQLTILYRVEGIIRFRKTRHAWGQIKRQEFASGKNNAAG is encoded by the coding sequence ATGTATTATTTCTGGAAGTTCTTGTTGTATTTCAGTGAATTCTGCATGATTTATACGATCGGCATTAATTTGTTTTATAATTTTCAAATGTTTATTTCGGTCCTGGATTTGTCCAGCTACAAGAAAAAAATGAAATCCTCGGATTATGAGCGGTATACCGAGTCCAAGAATATGGTGCCGATTTCCGTACTCGTGCCTGCATACAACGAAGAAATGACGATTGTAGATAACATTAAATCGCTGCTGGCCTTGAACTATTTTGAGTATGAAATCGTGATTGTCAATGATGGCTCGCAGGATGCCACAATGGCCCGGATCATTGATGAGTTTGGCCTGGTACAGGTCAAGCAGCCCTATAAGAAAAGTCTCGAAACTCAAGAAATTCTCGGCATTTACCGGAATCCGCAATATGAGAAGCTGGTGCTGGTGGACAAGCTGAACGGCGGTAAGGCGGACGCGCTGAATGCGGGGATTAATGTTTCGGCGTATCCGTTTTTTGCAAGCATTGATGCCGATTCTGTGCTGGATCAGGACGCGCTGGTCAAGCTGGCGATGATGTTCGTTGAGCGCCCCGATACTGTAGCCCTGGGCGGCATTGTCCGCCTTGCGAATGGCTCAAAGCTGCACAACGGGGAGCTCGTGGAAATGAAGCTGCCCAAGAGCAAGGTGGCCGGGCTTCAGATTGTGGAGTACCTGAGAGCTTTTCTGACGGGCCGTACCAGCCTGAGCAAGCTGGATTCCATTCTGATTATATCGGGGGCCTTCGGGGCCTTTAACAAGCAGGCAGTCATTGATTGCGGCGGATATAAATTGAAGTCGATCGGCGAAGATATGGACATTATTATGAGGCTGCACAAGTTCATGAAGGACCGCAAGCAGCCGTATCAGATCAAGTTTCTGGCGGATGCAGTGTGCTGGACCCAGGCGCCGGAATCGCTTAAAGACCTGCGGGTACAGCGCCGCAGATGGCAGATTGGCCTGTTTGATAACCTGTTAAGCTATAAGCATATGATGCTTAATCCTAAATACGGCAAAATCGGTCTGATTACGCTGCCATACTACTGGATTTTTGAGCTGATTGGTCCTGTTATTGAATTTCTGGGATATATCTTTATTCCATTAGCTTATTTATTCGGCCTGCTGGAATTCAGCAGCTTCCTGATGTTCTTTATGATTGCTTTCCTGCTGGGCACGACCTTGTCCCTGGGAAGCATCCTGCTGGAGCAATTCTCCTTCCGGAGATATTTGCGCTTCAGCGATCTGATGAAGCTGGTTGGCTATGCATTTATCGAGAACCTGGGCTTCCGGCAGCTGACCATTCTTTACCGCGTAGAAGGCATTATCCGCTTCCGCAAAACCCGTCATGCCTGGGGACAAATCAAGCGTCAGGAGTTTGCCTCTGGCAAAAACAACGCTGCAGGATAA
- a CDS encoding protein adenylyltransferase SelO yields the protein MTQSQQPAAAGWKLDNSYSRLPDLLFTRQEPAPVKAPKIILFNRELAETLGLDASSLQSPEGAAVLAGNELPQGAEPLAQAYAGHQFGYFNMLGDGRAVLLGEQLTPAGGRYDIQLKGSGRTPYSRGGDGRAALGPMLREYIISEAMHGLGIPTTRSLAVTATGQEIQRELSLPGAVLTRVAASHIRVGTFQYAAQWGTSEDVRTLADYTIARHYPHVKDAEQSYLSLLQEVIRRQASLISQWQLVGFIHGVMNTDNMTLSGESIDYGPCAFMDAYHPSTVFSSIDSQGRYAYGKQPYIGAWNLARLAEALLPLIHEDVNKAAELAEEEIAKFGVWFEDSWLHGMRAKLGLFNEHQDDQELITDLLDLMAEHRADFTNTFRALTLGEDTEMQAIEAFQRWQERWKKRQRQQEESLEAAWRLMRGSNPAVIPRNHRVEEALQAAEQGDLSVIKRLLEVLSHPYIYSSLQQPYCDPPEPTGRAYRTYCGT from the coding sequence ATGACACAATCACAGCAGCCGGCAGCAGCCGGATGGAAGCTTGATAACAGCTATAGCAGGCTGCCGGACCTCCTGTTCACGAGACAGGAGCCAGCGCCTGTCAAGGCACCGAAGATCATCCTGTTTAATCGTGAGCTGGCAGAGACGCTGGGGCTGGATGCCTCCAGCCTTCAGAGCCCGGAAGGAGCGGCCGTGCTGGCCGGAAACGAGCTGCCTCAAGGTGCGGAGCCTCTGGCTCAGGCCTATGCAGGGCATCAGTTCGGCTATTTCAATATGCTGGGGGATGGACGGGCAGTGCTGCTCGGGGAACAGCTTACGCCAGCCGGAGGCCGCTATGATATACAGCTGAAGGGATCGGGGCGTACACCTTACTCCCGGGGCGGAGACGGGCGGGCAGCCTTGGGGCCCATGCTGCGGGAATATATCATCAGTGAGGCGATGCACGGCCTGGGCATCCCGACGACCAGAAGTCTGGCCGTGACGGCTACCGGTCAAGAGATTCAAAGAGAGCTGTCGCTGCCGGGGGCTGTATTGACCCGGGTGGCGGCCAGCCATATCCGGGTTGGAACCTTTCAATATGCCGCGCAGTGGGGAACATCGGAGGATGTACGCACCCTGGCAGACTATACGATTGCCCGGCACTATCCTCATGTAAAGGATGCAGAGCAGTCTTATCTTTCTTTATTGCAGGAGGTCATCCGCCGCCAAGCCTCACTCATCTCGCAGTGGCAGCTGGTCGGCTTCATTCATGGCGTGATGAATACGGACAATATGACGCTGAGCGGAGAGAGTATTGATTACGGACCCTGTGCCTTTATGGATGCTTACCATCCATCGACCGTGTTCAGCTCCATTGATTCGCAGGGCCGCTATGCCTATGGCAAGCAGCCGTACATTGGAGCCTGGAATCTGGCGCGGCTGGCAGAAGCGCTGCTTCCCTTGATCCATGAGGATGTGAACAAGGCTGCGGAGCTCGCAGAAGAAGAAATTGCAAAGTTTGGCGTCTGGTTTGAGGATAGCTGGCTGCACGGCATGAGAGCCAAGCTGGGCCTGTTTAACGAACATCAGGACGACCAGGAGCTCATAACCGACCTGCTGGATCTGATGGCTGAGCACCGGGCTGACTTTACCAACACCTTCCGCGCCCTGACTCTGGGAGAAGACACGGAGATGCAGGCGATCGAGGCGTTTCAGCGCTGGCAGGAGCGGTGGAAGAAACGGCAGCGCCAGCAGGAGGAATCTCTGGAAGCGGCCTGGCGCTTGATGCGGGGCAGCAATCCGGCAGTCATTCCGCGGAATCACCGCGTGGAGGAAGCGTTACAGGCAGCAGAACAGGGCGATCTGAGTGTGATAAAGCGGCTGCTGGAGGTGTTGTCCCATCCCTATATCTATTCTTCGCTGCAGCAGCCCTACTGCGATCCCCCTGAGCCGACCGGCCGCGCCTACCGCACCTATTGCGGGACATAA
- a CDS encoding HEAT repeat domain-containing protein, which translates to MSAHHRMKKEQQLSAVFEQELNELLNGKGRESRIRTGEWSRLLRGKAFRYELLISCLARRGEDELYKHQELLYTFYDKVGIIDFLERRLHSNQEHLQALACQYIGDLRLKSFGDEMSRLSSSKSNHVVYHVLLALAKLGDLERLSGTLVKQSSTLSLSFRTLLEVLSEFKGSKRDLFKLTLDQSDDYLKSILIKSAADEQLEGLEEYYLEHLNSSNINLRIACIRALGGWKDSSIEPELVRQLEDPAWEVRAAAAKSLEGTRTRASLQALVQATGDPEWWVRHNAAKTLAASPDGEEYVRRIINGEDQFAREAVIGVMEISV; encoded by the coding sequence ATGAGCGCGCATCATCGAATGAAGAAGGAGCAGCAGCTGAGTGCAGTCTTTGAACAAGAGCTGAACGAGCTGCTTAACGGCAAAGGACGGGAGTCACGAATCCGAACCGGCGAGTGGAGCCGGCTGCTCCGCGGCAAGGCATTCCGCTACGAGCTGCTGATCTCCTGTCTTGCCCGCAGAGGGGAAGACGAGCTCTACAAGCACCAGGAGCTGCTGTATACGTTCTACGACAAGGTCGGCATTATAGATTTCTTGGAGCGGCGGCTGCACTCGAATCAGGAGCATCTGCAGGCGCTCGCCTGTCAGTATATTGGTGATCTGCGGCTGAAGTCATTCGGAGACGAGATGTCGAGGCTGTCTTCAAGCAAGAGCAATCATGTGGTGTATCATGTGCTGCTGGCCCTGGCCAAGCTGGGAGATCTGGAGCGCTTGTCGGGTACGCTGGTGAAGCAGTCCTCTACCCTGTCCCTGTCGTTCCGTACCCTGCTGGAGGTACTCTCCGAGTTTAAAGGCTCCAAGCGGGACCTGTTCAAGCTGACGCTGGATCAGAGTGATGATTATCTGAAGAGCATCCTCATTAAATCCGCGGCCGATGAACAGCTGGAGGGCTTGGAGGAGTATTATCTGGAGCACCTGAACAGCAGCAATATCAATCTGCGCATTGCTTGTATCCGAGCTCTCGGCGGGTGGAAGGATTCCTCCATAGAGCCGGAGCTTGTCCGGCAGCTGGAGGACCCGGCCTGGGAGGTTCGAGCGGCGGCGGCCAAGAGCCTGGAGGGTACAAGGACACGCGCTAGCTTGCAGGCGCTGGTCCAGGCGACTGGCGACCCTGAGTGGTGGGTCCGGCATAACGCCGCCAAGACGCTTGCAGCTTCACCGGACGGAGAAGAGTATGTTCGGCGCATTATTAACGGCGAGGACCAGTTTGCCCGTGAAGCAGTTATCGGTGTAATGGAGATCTCTGTATAA